One window from the genome of Andrena cerasifolii isolate SP2316 chromosome 3, iyAndCera1_principal, whole genome shotgun sequence encodes:
- the LOC143367211 gene encoding LOW QUALITY PROTEIN: uncharacterized protein LOC143367211 (The sequence of the model RefSeq protein was modified relative to this genomic sequence to represent the inferred CDS: substituted 1 base at 1 genomic stop codon) — protein MLNNFFQFLHPCDGVKGKLQIIKFGKEKVVSCLPVLLKQLLSLWCCGKPRTKISLKSQCKISLSLINLSGSMPKEFMRKPRSLDILKRWKATEFRQFLLYTGPVVLLKNISDDRYSNFLALHAAFVILTQRKYFSXLDYAVKLLEYFVESFELLYDPKHVSHNVHNLLHLVDDVRNHGPVDDFSCFPFENFLQSIKQCIRKSEKPLQQIVKRQLEKSRFSIEAVHSPSVYPIFQTEHSRGPLIEGINNAKQFKRISFSNFILQIRHSNNCCRLNDGSIIIIENIIVSENEQKIIGRKFLQLLDFYDNPCNSTELGIFQTPSNNNLGPRQIFNVAEIAYKCVKLETSDNVQIFPLLHSTLPTCN, from the coding sequence ATGTTAAACAATTTCTTCCAATTCTTGCATCCTTGCGACGGAGTTAAGGGGAAactccaaataattaaatttgGCAAGGAAAAAGTGGTTTCTTGTCTACCGGTGCTGCTGAAACAATTACTTTCTCTGTGGTGTTGTGGCAAACCCAGAACCAAAATCTCACTAAAATCACAATGCAAAATATCCCTTTCACTTATAAACCTATCTGGCAGCATGCCCAAAGAATTTATGAGAAAACCTCGAAGTTTGGATATTTTAAAACGGTGGAAAGCAACTGAATTCCGTCAATTTTTATTGTACACGGGACCAGTagttttactaaaaaatataagtGACGATAGGTATTCAAATTTTCTTGCACTTCACGCCGCATTTGTCATTTTGACTCAACGAAAATATTTTAGTTAACTCGATTATGCAGTAaaattattagagtattttgtTGAAAGCTTCGAATTGTTATATGACCCAAAACACGTCTCACACAACGTTCACAACCTTTTACACTTGGTAGATGACGTCAGAAATCACGGACCAGTTGATGATTTTAGTTGCTTTCCGTTTGAAAACTTTTTACAAAGTATTAAACAATGTATTAGGAAGAGTGAAAAACCTTTGCAACAGATAGTGAAACGGCAACTAGAAAAATCGCGTTTTAGTATAGAAGCAGTGCATAGTCCGTCTGTATATCCGATTTTCCAAACGGAACATTCTCGTGGTCCATTAATAGAAGGTATTAATAATGCAAAGCAATTTAAACGTATTAGtttcagtaattttattttacaaatccGGCATTCTAACAATTGCTGCCGTCTCAATGATGGCAGCATTATTATTATAGAAAACATTATCGTATccgaaaacgaacaaaaaataataggcagaaaatttttacaattgcTAGATTTTTATGACAATCCGTGTAATTCTACCGAATTAGGAATTTTTCAAACGCCATCCAATAACAACTTAGGTCCTCGTCAAATTTTCAATGTAGCAGAAATAGCGTATAAATGTGTAAAATTAGAAACTTCAGATAACGTTCAAATTTTCCCCCTCCTTCACTCCACTCTTCCGACATGCAATTAA